The genomic interval CCCAGGCCGCCGCCTACGAGGCCGCCCTCTCCGACGGCGACTTCACGCTCGCGGTCGGCTCCTCCAACGGCTCGGACGCCTACCAGGGGTACGCGAACCTGCTCTCGAGCGAGTACTACCAGCCCGTCGGGAAGACCAGCCAGAACAACCGCATCCGCTTCCGCGACGAGGAGGTCGACGACCTCCTGCGCCGCTACCGCGAGAGCGTCGACGAGGACGAGCAGACCGAGATCATCCACGGTCTCGAGCAGGCCTTCTACGAGAAGATCCCGATCGTCTCCCTCTACTACGGCGGCCTCTGGGGGCTGTACAACGACGGCCGGTTCACCGGCTGGCCCGACGCCGAGGACCCGTACACCGCGCCGCAGACGTACGGCTCCTCCCCCCTGAAGGTCCTCACCCGGCTGCGCCGCGCGGGGAAGGAGAGCGCGTCATGAGATACGTGCTGAACAAGCTCGGCCTGTTCGCCCTCACCCTGTGGGCGGCGGTCACCCTGAACTTCCTGCTGCCGCGCCTGATGCCCGGCTCCCCGGCCGACGCCGCGATCGCCCGGCTCGCCCAGAACGGCCCGGTCTCCGAGGAGACCCGAGCGGCCGTCGAGGCCCAGCTGGGAGTGCCGGACGGCAGCCTGCTCGCCCAGTACTGGGCGTACCTGGGGCAGGTCGTGCGCCTCGACTTCGGCGTGTCCTACGCGTTCTACCCGGAGCCGGTGAGCGGGCTCATCGGCCGCGCCCTGCCCTACACGCTGATCCTGGTGGGCGCGGTGACCGTGCTGGCCTTCGTGCTGGGCACCCTGCTGGGCGTGATGGCCGCATGGAAGCGGGGCACCTGGATGGACGCCCTGCCCACCGTGGGAGGCAGCTTCATCAACACCTTCCCCTACTTCTGGACCTCGCTGCTGCTGCTGTTCTTCCTCGGGTACATCGCCCACCTGTTCCCGACCTCGGGCGCGTATTCGGCGACCACCACCCCGCAGCTCAGCGGCTCCTTCGTCGTCGACGCGCTCTACCACGCGGCGCTGCCGGCGCTCACCCTGCTGGTGACGTCGCTGGGCGGCTGGATCATCGGCATGCGCAACGCCATGATCAACACGCTCGGCGAGGACTACGTGACCTTCGCCGAGGCCAACGGGATCGGCGGGCGCACCGTCGCCCTGCGCTACGCCGCCCGCAACGCGATCCTGCCCAACCTCACGGGCTTCGGGATGGCCCTCGGCGGGGTCGTCGGCGGCTCGATCCTCGTCGAGCAGGTCTTCGGCTACCCCGGCATCGGGTTCCTGCTGTTCAACGCCGTGATCGGCCAGGACTACCCGCTCATGCAGGCGCTCTTCCTCATGATCACCGTGAGCGTGCTGGTGGCGAACCTGCTCGTGGACATCCTCTACGGCGCCCTCGACCCAAGGACCAGGCGATGAACCGCAGACCAGAGACCGCACCAGGCGCAGCCCCCACGACCGAGCGGCGGATCCACCCGGGGCTGCGCGCCCTGGCGTCCTCGGCCCGCACGGTGTGGGGCAATCGCAAGGCCCGCATCGGCCTGATCGTCATCGGCATCCTGCTGCTGGTGGCGCTGTTCGCGCCGCTGCTCGCCCCCTACGGCCCCACCGACAACTCCTTCGACCGCAGCCAGGACGCCTCGCTCCAGCACTGGCTGGGCACCACGGCCGCCGGGGAGGACGTGCTCAGCCAGCTGATCTTCGGCGCGCGCATCAGCGTGCTGGTGGGCTTCGGCGCCGGCTTCATCTCGACCCTGATCGCCGTGATCGTGGGGCTCACCTGGGGGTACCTGACGGGCTTCGCGGCCGACGCGATCAACTTCCTCGTCAACCTGTTCCTCGTGATCCCGGGGATGCCGCTGATGATCGTGGTCGCGACCTATCTCAGCAACGGCGGCATCTCGGTGATCATCGTGGTCATCGCGATCACCGGCTGGGCCTGGGGCGCACGCGTGCTGCGCAGCCAGACCGCGACCCTGCGCTCGCGGGACTTCGTGCAGTCCGCCCGGTTCTCCGGCGAGCGGGCGGGCCGGATCATCTTCCGCGAGATCCTGCCCAACATGACCTCTCTGATCACGGGCTCCTTCTTCGGGGCGGCGACCGCCGCGATCCTCGCCGAGGCGGGCCTCGAGTTCCTGGGCCTCGGGGACTCCTCGGTGGTCAGCTGGGGAACGATGATCTATTGGGCGCAGAACTCCAACGCGCTGCTCACCGGGCAGTGGGCGCTGCTGTTCGCCCCCGGTCTGTGCATCGCCCTCATGGCCACGTCGCTCACGCTCATCAACTTCGGCGTGGACGGCATCAGCAACCCGCGGCTGCGGGAAGGGAGCACCGGACGATGACCAGCACCCAGACCTCCGCCGCGCGGGACTCCGCGGCCGACGGTCCGATCCTCGCGGTCCAGGACCTCTCCGTCGTCTACGAGCCCGTCGGCGCCTCCCCCACCCATGCGGTGCGGGAGGTGAGCCTCGAGGTCTCCCGCGGGGAGTTCGTCGGGCTCGTCGGCGAGTCCGGATCGGGCAAGTCCACGCTCGGCTTCGCGATCACGGGGCTCGCCTCGGCGCCCGCGCGGATCGAGGGCGGGCGCATCGTCTTCGCGGGCCGCGACATCGCCACCATGGACCACGAGTCGCTGCGCGCCCAGCGCCAGGGCGGCTTCGCGATGGTGCTGCAGTCCGGCATGAACGCGCTGAACCCTGTGCGGACGATCCGCAAGCACTTCCACGAAATCTTCGCCGCCCACGGGCACGTGCCCCGGGCACGGCGCGATGCCCGCGCCGCGGAGCTCGTGGGCAAGGTGTCCCTGGGGCCCGACGTGCTGGACCGCTATCCCGACCAGCTCTCCGGCGGCATGCGCCAGCGCGTGACGATCGCGCTCGCGCTCTCGTTGGAACCGCAGCTGATGGTGTTCGACGAGCCCACGACGGCGCTCGACGTGCTGGTCCAGCACGCCGTCATGGACACCATCCGCGAGCTGCAGGCCAGCGAGGGCTTCACGGCGATCCTCATCAGCCACGACCTGGGCGTGGTGCTCGAATCGGCGCACCGCGTGCTCGTCATGCACGACGGCCGGATCGTCGAGGACGCCTCGAGCACCGACATCCTCACCCGTCCCCGGCACGAGTACACGCGGATGCTGCTCTCCCACTACGCGGACCCGCGGGCCGAGGTCGTGAGCCTGCCCGGTCTCGAGGACCGCGCGGTGCTGCCCGCGGATCGGGCCGATGGGGACTCGGAGCCGACCCGCGCGCCAGTCCCGTCGGCGGCACCAGTCCCGTCGGCAGCATCGGCAGGACCTGAGCTGCGCGTGCGCGGCGTGAGCAAGGCCTATGCGCCCCCGCGGCGCGGCCTGCCGCCCGTGCGCGCCGTCCAGGACGTCTCCTTCACGCTCGCGCCGGGCGGGGCGACGGCCCTCGTCGGCCAGTCCGGAAGCGGCAAGTCCACCCTCGCGAAGCTCATCACCGGCATCGAGCGGCCCACCGAGGGCACCATCGAGATCGGCGACGTGTCCGTGGGCGACCTGCCCAGGCGCCGGCTGCGGGACCTCCGCCGCACGGTGCAGATGGTCTTCCAGGATCCGTACACGGCCCTGAACCCGCTGAGCACGGTCGAGTACACGCTCTCGCGGGCCGTCGCGAACCTCACCGACGTGCGCCGCGACGGCGTGCGGCGCCGGGTGCGCGAGCTGCTGGAGACGGTGGGGCTGACGCCGGTCGAGCAGTACCTGACCAAACTCCCCCACCAGCTCTCGGGCGGGCAGCGCCAGCGGGTCGTGATCGCCCGGGCGCTCGCCTGCGACCCCCGCGTGATCATCGCCGACGAGCCCGTCTCGATGCTCGACGTGTCGCTGCGCGCCGGGGTGCTCTCACTGCTGCGCGAGCTGCGGGAGACCACCGGCGTCTCCCTGCTGTACATCACGCACGACCTGCTCAGCGCCCGTCTCGTGACCGACGAGATCATCGTGCTGCACGAGGGCCGGATCGCCGAGGACGGCCCGACGGCCCAGGTCATGCGGGCCCCGCGCGACGAGTACACGATCCGTCTGCTCGACGCGATCCCCGATCCCCGCCGGGCGCTCAGCGCCTGAGACGACCCACCACGAAGGAGCCCCATGTCCACCCTCCGCTTCCCCGACGGCTTCCGCTGGGGCGCCGCGACCGCCGCCCACCAGATCGAGGGCAACAACGTGAACTCGAACTGGTGGGAGCTCGAGCACCGGCCCGGCTCCCCGGTCGTGGAGCCCAGCAACGACGCGGCGGACAGCTACCACCGCTTCGCCGAGGACATCGCCCTGCTCGCGGACGCCGGCCTGAACGCCTACCGCTTCAGCATCGAGTGGGCGCGCATCGAGCCCGAGCGCGGCGTGGTCTCCCGGGCCGAGCTCGCCCACTACCGGCGGATGATCCAGGCCTGCCTCGACCACGGCGTCGAGCCCATCGTCACCCTCATGCACTTCACGGTGCCGCGCTGGTTCGAGCGCGACGGCTTCTGGCGGGCCGACGACGCCCCCGAGCTGTTCGCCCGCTACACGGAGAGCGTGCTCGGGATCCTCGACGGGGTGCGCGTGGTGTGCACGATCAACGAGCCGAACATCGCGGCGATGCTCGCGGGCGGCGAGGACGCGAAGAACCTGGTCGCGCACGGCCTGCCGTTCCCCGACCTGCACGTGGCCGATCAGCTGCTGGCCTCCCACCGCCGCTCCCGCGAGGTGCTCTCCGCGCTGCCGGGCGTGCAGTCGGGCTGGACGATCGCCACCCAGGCCTTCCACGCGAGCGACGAGGAGGGGAGCGAGCAGGCGCTGCTGGAGTACGGGCATCCGCGCGACTTCTGGTACCTCGAGAACTCCGCGGGGGACGACTTCCTGGGCGTGCAGGCCTACACCCGCACCTTCATCGGCCCGGAGGGCCCGCTCCCCGTCGCCGACGGGGTCGAGACCACGCTGACCGGATGGGAGTACTTCCCGCCGGCGGCGGAGCTGGGACTGCGCAGCGCCTGGGAGCTGAGCGGCCACGTGCCGCTGATGATCACCGAGAACGGCATCGCGACCGCCGACGACGCCCGCCGCATCGACTACACGCGCGGCGCCCTCGAGGGCGTGCACCGGGCGATCGCCGACGGCATCGACGTGCGCGGCTACCTGCACTGGTCGCTGCTGGACAACTTCGAGTGGGCGAGCGGGTATCGGCCGACGTTCGGGCTGGTGGGCTGGGACCCGCAGACCTTCGAGCGCCGACCGAAGCCGAGCCTCGCGTGGCTCGGCGACATCGCGCGGCACGGCGCGCTGGAGACGGAGACCTCCGCGGCGGAGTGAGCATCGGACCAGATGGTGCGCGACGCGCGGATCGGCTGGCGCTCAGTCCACAGTCCTCAGTCCTCGGACCAGCCGGCCCGCGACGCTCAGACCAGCTGGTCCTCGCCCGGGCGATCGGGCGTCTGCGCCGAGGCCGAGGCGGCGGCCTTCCGAGACTTGGCCCGCTTGCGCAGGGCCTCGATGAGCATCGGCACCACGGAGACGAACACGAGGGCGAGCACGGCGATCTCGAGGTTCTCGCGGATGAACGTGACGCTGCCCAGCGCGTAGCCGAGCATCGTGATGAGCACGACCCAGAGCACGGCGCCGACGGCGGACCAGGTGTAGAAGATGCGCCGCTGCATCTGGCCGACGCCGGCGACGACGGTGATGAAGGTGCGCACGATCGGGACGAAGCGGCCCAGCACCAGGGCTCGTCGGCCGTAGCGGTCGAAGAACTCGATGGTGCGGTCGAAGTAGCGGCGCTTGAGGAAGCGGCCGTCGCGCTCGTAGAGCTTCCCGCCCAGGCCGCGACCGATCTCGTACCCCACGACGTTGCCGGCGAAGGCGGCGACGCACAGGGTCAGCAGGGACAGCGCGAGCGGGACGCCGAGACCGCCGCCGTGGGAGAACATGCCGACGGCGAAGAGCAGGGAGTCGCCGGGAAGGATCGGGAAGAACAGTCCGCACTCGATGAAGACGATCGCGTGGGCGACCCACCAGAAAGCGGCGCCGAAGCGCTCCAGCAGCTGCGTGGGGTCCATCAGCATGTGCAGCAGGTCCATGGGGCCTCTTCCGTGGTCACGTCTCGTGGTCGTGTCGATGTCGGGGCGCGGTGCGCGGGATGCCGGTGCGCCCGGCGCGGGCGTCGCGCGCCGCGCGGGGCGGGTTGCGCGCGACGGGACGCGCGCGGACACCACGTCCATCTTCCGCCACGGTGTCCGATTCTGCGAGCGCTCGTGGTGCAGGCGTCATGCGAGGACTGTGCAGAAGCTGTGGGGGCGGGACGCGCGCACTCCGCGAGCGGGCCCTCGCACGTGGCCGGGCTCGCACGGCCGCGCCCTGATGGACATGCCGCACGCCGGATAGATTGTTCCCGCTCCGCGTCATCAGGCATCGCCCCGCGCCGCCGGACCGCACTCGCCCCGCCCAGGAAGGCCCCCATGATCGAGATCCTCAGCCCCTCCGAGATCACCCGCGCCCGCGCGACCGGGGCGCTCGTCGGCCGCATCCTCCAGACCATGCGCGAGCGCACCCAGGTGGGGACGAACCTGCTGGAGATCGACGAGTGGACGAAGGACATGATCCTCGAGGCCGGCGCGAAGTCCTGCTACGTCGACTACGCGCCCTCCTTCGGCGACGGCCCCTTCGGCCACTGGATCTGCACCTCGGTCAACGACGCCGTGCTGCACGGGATGCCCCGCGATCAGGTCCTCGCCGACGGCGACCTGCTCACCCTCGATCTCGCCGTGATCCTCGACGGCATCGCGTCCGACGCCGCGATCAGCTTCGTGGTCGGCCAGGAGCGCGACCCCGAGGACACCGCCCTCATCGAGACCACCCGGCGGGCCCTCGCGGCGGGCATCGAGGCCGCCGGCCCGGATGCGCGACTGGGCGACGTCTCGCACGCCATCGGCCAGGTGCTCTCCGTCGCCGGGTACCCGATCAACATGGACTTCGGCGGCCACGGCATCGGCACCACGATGCACCAGGACCCGCACGTCGCCAACGACGGCCGCCCCGGCCGCGGGCTGCGCCTGCGCCCCGGGATGCTGCTCGCGCTCGAGCCCTGGATCATGGTCGACACCGACGAGCTGGTCACCGATCCCGAGGACGGCTGGACCCTGCGCAGCGTGACCGGCGCGCGCACCGCCCACATCGAGCACACGATCGCGATCACCGCGGACGGCGCCGAGATCATGACCCTCGCGCCCGGCGCCAGCAGCTGACCTGCTCGCGGGGCCGACGTCCCTGGAGGGCGGCGGCTCCGCTGCGCGGCGGCGCGCACTACGCTGAAGCGCGTGATGACGACGCCGTCCCCACCGCTCTCCCCAACGCCCGCCGAGCACAGTCCCAGCCGCGACATCGGCCCCGCTCGCGACCTCGAGACCCTCCGCCCGCGGATCCCGCTGCCGGACCTCTGGCGGGCCGACTGGATCACCGCCTCTCCGTGGGCCGCGGATCCGCATGCGGCCCCGATCTTCCGCCGGGCATGGGAGCTTCCCTCCCCCGTCGCCCGCGCGACGCTGCACGTCTCCGGGCTCGGCACCGTGCTGGCCTGGGTCAACGGCCACCCGGCGAGCGAGCAGCGTCTCGCCCCGGGGCTCACGAACGCCTCGGTCGCCGCCCGCGCGGTGAGCTGGGACGTGACCGCGCAGGCGGCGGGGTCGACGCGGGTCTGCCTCGCCGCGGAACTCGGACGAGGCTTCTTCGACCTGCACTCGCCCGAGGTCTGGATGTGGTCGGAGGCGCCCTGGCGCGAGGCCCCTCGCGTGACCGCCGAGCTCCACGTGACCTGCGAGGACGGCTGCGAGCACGTCCTGGTCACCGACGAGACGTGGCGCTGCGCGACCGGCGGGCTGCGCTTCGACAGCCTGTACGAGGGCGAGACCTGGGACGAGGCCCTCGAGCCCCATGGCTGGCGGGAGCCCGGCTTCGAGGACGCCGATGGCCACGACACTCGCGCCTCCTCGCGGTGGGCGCCCGTCACGGTGCTCGCCCCCGATCCCGGCCCGTCGGCCGCGCTGCCCCGTCCGCGCGCCGCCCGCGAGATCCCGACCACCGGGCTGCCTCTGCGCGAGGCCATGGCAGAGCCGATCCTCGTGCAGGGGACCCTGCTGCCCACCTGGACGGACCTCGGCGACGGACGCTTCGTCGGCGACCTGGGACGCGTCGTCGCCGGCTGGACCCGTCTCGAGCCGCTCACGGACGAGCGCCTCGAGGTCACCCTCGTCCACGGCGAGCGCCTCGCGGACGACGGCTCCGTGATCGCCGAGAACGCCTTCATCCCCACCGGCCGCTTCCAGCGCGACGACGTGGCGCTCGAGGGCCGACCCTTCGAGTCCCACCACACCTACAAGGGGTTCCGGTACGTCGAGGTGCGGGGCGCCGTGCCGGGCCGGGACGCGGAGATCCTGGGCCGCGCCGCCTGGGCCGACGTGCCGCTCGTCGGCGGCACGGAGACCTCGGACCCGACCCTCGCGTGGCTCGAGGAGGCCTTCATCGCGACCGTGCGCGCGAACCTGCACTGGGTGCTCACCGACACCCCGACCTACGAGAAGAACGGCTGGACGGGCGATGCGCAGGTGGCTCTGCCGGCCCTGCTCACCCGCTTCGACCTGCGACGCTTCCTCACCAGCTGGCTCGACGACTTCCTCGACGCGCAGCGCGAGGACGGCTCGCTGCCCGTGATCGTGCCGTCGGCCGGATGGGGCTACGGCGACGGACAGTGCGCGCCCGCGCCCGAGTGGACGACGCTGTACCCGGTGCTCGTGGACGCGCTCGAGGGCGAGTACGGCCTGGACCTGTGGCCGATCCACGGCGAGGCCGTCGAGGACTACCTGGACTTCGAGCTGGCACGGCTCGACGCGGACGGCCTCGCGGTCGGGATCCTGGGCGACTACCTCTCCCCCGGGGCCGACGGCCCTCCGCCCGAGGACGTGCGCCTGGAGTCCTCCCTGATGCTGCACCGGGCACTGGACGTGATCGCGCGCGCGGGCCGCAGCATCCATCGCGAGCGCTATGCCCGCGCCCGCGACGAGCTCGCCGCGCACGTGCTGCGCGTCTTCTTCGACGCCGAGCGCTCGGTGTTCGCCTCGGCGCCTCTGCACGGGAACCCCCACCTCGCCGACGGTGACGGGGCCGGGAACTCCGCCCCGCCGGAATCGCCTGCCCACTCGGACCCGGGTGCTCCCACGGACCCGGGCTTCCGCCAGACCCCGCAGATCCAGGCCCTGGCCTCCGGGATCGTCCCCGCCGGGCACGTCGACGCGGTCCGCAGGCATCTTGTCGAGGACATCCGCGCGCGCGGCGACCACCACGACGCCGGCTGCCTGGGCATGGCGCATCTGGGCGGTGTGCTCGTGCAGGCGGGTCGTGCGGACCTGGCGCTCGCGGTCGCCCGCAACCCTGCGCCGCCCAGCTGGGAGAGCTGGCGCCTCGCGGGCCATCGCACCCTGCTGGAGATGTGGGTCGAGCCCGTGCGCTCGCGCGCCCACTACTTCATGGGCGCCGGCGTGGACTTCGTGGCCCGTGACCTGGTGGGCCTGCACCGGACCGCTCCGGACTGGGCGACCTTCGAGCTGCGGCCCGTCCTCGTCCCGGGGCTCGACCGACTCGCGGTCGAGCATCGCGGGATCCGGGCGGGCTGGGAGCAGGAGGCCGACGGGGATCTGCGCGGTGACGCGGATGGGGCCTCCGACCTGGACATCCCCTGTTCGAGGGTGCACCTCACGGTGCCCGACGGCTCCCGGGCGCTCGTGCACCTGCCGGACGGTCGCCGCCTCGAGGTCGGGCCGGGCGAGCACCGCTGGGAGCTGGGAGGCTGACCGGCAGGCGAACCTCCGGCCCGGCCACACGCCCTGGCCTCCCCTCACCCCGGCCTCCCCTCACCCCCGGCCGCGCACCCCGGAGACCAGGCGGCACACCCCGTAGATCACGAAGGAGATCGTGGTGATGAAGGGGCTGATGGGCACGGAGCTGCCCGCGGCCAGCAGCACGCCGCCCACGGAGGCGGCGAGCGCGAAGACGACCGACAGCAGCGTCACCCGCACGGGCGAGGCGCTCAGGCGCATCGCGGCCGCCGCCGGGGTGACCAGCAGCGAGAGCACGAGCAGCGCGCCGACGATCTGCACGGAGACGGCGACGGCCGCTCCCAGCAGCACCATGAACACGACCGAGAGCGCGCGCGTGGGCACGCCGCGGGCCTGGGCGGTGACGGGATCCGTGGAGGCGAACAGCAGGGGCCGCCAGATCACCAGCAGCCCTGCGGCGACGAGCGCGCAGATCACCAGCAGCGAGGTGATCTGCGGGTTGTCGATCGCGACGATCTGCCCGGTGAGCAGGCCGAACTTGTTCGAGGCGCGCCCGGAGTAGAGGGACAGGCTGAGGATGCCGAGCCCCAGCCCGAAGGGCATGAGCACCGCGGTCGCGGAGTTGCGGTCGCGCGCCCGGGATCCCAGCACGCCGATCACGAGCGCCGCGAGCATCGAGCCGATGAGCGAGCCGGGCACCACGCCCGCACCGAGCAGCAGCCCCACGGAGGCGCCGGCGAAGGACAGCTCGCTGATGCCGTGCACGGCGAAGGCCATGTCTCGCATCATCACGAACACGCCGATCAGCCCGCCCACGACCCCGAGGGCGACGCAGGCGATGATCGTGTTGCGCAGCAGCGGCAGCAGCTCCGCGTAGTCGGAGAAGTCGACGACCTCGGAGAGCATCCGGGGAAGCTGGTCGCTCATCGGGCGCCTCCCGCCTGTGCGTGGTCGTCGGCCGCGCGCGGGGCGAGCACGGCGTCGTCGTCATGGTGCTGGTGGTCGGGGACGCCCGCGACGAGGACGCGGCCGTGCAGGCGCAGCACGTCGACCTGGACGCCGTAGAGCTCGCTGAGGACGTCCGAGCGCAGCACCTCGTCGGGCGTGCCGATGCGGAAGCGCGACCCGGCGATGTAGAGGACGCGGTCCACGATGTCCAGGATCGGGTTCACGTCGTGGGTGACGAAGAGGACGCCCAGGTCGAGGCGGGTGCGGGCGTCGTCGACGAGGCGGGCGACCATCCGCTGGTGCGGGAGGTCGAGGGAGAGCAGCGGTTCGTCGCACAGCAGCAGGTCGGGGTCGGCCGCGAGGGCCTGCGCGATCCGCAGCCGCTGCTGCTCGCCGCCGGAGAGGCGGGAGACGGGGGCGCCGCCGTAGCGGCTCGCGCCGACCGCGGCGAGCAGCTCGTCGACCCTCTCGCGGGCCGCACGGCGCGGCAGGGACAGACCCCAGCGGTCGCCGTCGAGCCCCAGGCGCACCAGGTCACGGCCGCGCAGGGGGAGCCCGTCGTCGGCCAGGCGCTGCTGCGGCACGAGCCCGATGCGGCGGCTCCCGCGCCCCACGTCGCGGCCGAGCAGGCGGATGCTTCCCGCGCTCAGCGGCTCGAGGCCGAGGATCGCGCGCAGCAGTGTGGACTTGCCCGAGCCGTTCGCGCCGAGCACGGCGATGACCTCGCCGCGGCGCACGTCGAGGTCGACGTCCTGCCACAGCACGCGGTCGCCGAAGCGCTTGGTCGCCCCGCGCAGGGTGAGCAGGGGCGGTGCGGCGGAGATGTTGCCGTCCGTCACTTGCCCAGCGCGTCCTCGAGCGCGTCGAGGTTGGAGCTCATCCAGGCGACGTAGTCCTTGCCGTCGGGCAGGGTCTCGGTGACGCCGACAACGGGCACGTCCGCGTCCTCGGCGGCCTTCTTGACCTGCTCGGTCTGCGGTCCCGCGGTCTGCTCGTTGTAGGCGAGCAGGTCGACCTCGTGGTCGGCGAACAGGTCGAGGGTCTCCTTGAGCACGGAGGCGGAGACGTCGTCGCCCTCCTCGACGGCCTCGCTGAACTCCTCCGGGGTGCGGTTCGTGAGGCCGACGGCCTCGAGCATGTACAGCGGGACGGGCTCGGTGATGGCGACTCCCTTGCCCTTCGCGTTCGCGGAGAGGTCCTTCTCGCGGCCCTCGAGGTCCTCGATCGCGCTCGCGAGCTCCTTGCCGTTGGCCTCGAAGTCGGCCTTGCCCTCGGGGTGAACGCTGCTGAGGGCGCTGACGAGCTCGTCGATGACCTTGCGGACGGTCGGGAAGTCGTACCAGACGTGCTCGTTGAGCTCCTCGCCCTTCTCGGCCTTGTATCCGGAGATCGTGACGGCGTCGAGCACGGTGGCCGACGAGTTCCCGGCCGAGGAGAGCATGCGCGCGACGAAGTCGTCGTAGCCGCCGCCGTTCTCGAGGACGATCTGGGCCTTCTTCAGGGCGAGCTGGTTGCGGGTCGAGGCCTCGTACTCGTGGGGGTCGGCCTCGGGATCGGTGATCAAGGAGGTCACCTCGACGAGGTCGCCGCCGACCTGGGAGGCGATGTCTCCCCAGACGTTCGTCGAGGCGACGAGCGCGACGGCGGCTCCGCTGCCGCCCCCATCGGACCCCGATCCCGAGTCGGAGCCGGTTCCCGAGCCCGAGCCGGAGTCGTTCCCGCTCGAGCAGGCGGCGAGGGTGGTCGCGGCGAGGGCCGACGGCAGGGCGAGGAGCAGGGAGCGACGCTTCATGGGGTGTCCTTCTCAGGGGCGAGGGCGGTGCGCGCGGGGCACCGACTGACACGCTCACGATAATCGTTCGCATTAAAGGTCGACGACACGGACCGCCGAATGTGGCGCACAGAACGCGACGGCTCGGCCGGGCCGCCCGCCGTCAGTCGCCGGGGACGTCCCTCTCGAGCTCGGCGAGCCAGGCGCGGCCGCTCACGTCCGAGGGCATCCGCCAGTCGCCGCGCGGGGACAGCGAGCCGCCTGCGAGGACCTTCGGGCCGTTGGGCACCGCGGAGCGCTTGAACTGGTTGCTGAAGAAGCGGCGGACGAACACCGTCAGCCAGTGCTTGATCTCCGCGCGCGTGAAGGCGCGGCGGTCCTCCTCGGGATAGCCGACGGGCCATTCGCCCGCCTCGATGTCGCCCCAGGCTTGATGGGCGAGGTAGGCGATCTTCCCGGGCCCGTATCCGCGGCGCAGCATGTGGTAGAGCGTGAAGTCGTGCAGGGCGTAGGGGCCGATGGAGTCCTCGGTGGACTGCGCCTTCTGCCCCTCCGCGTGCGGGATCAGCTCGGGGGTGATCTCGGTGTCGAGCACCGCCTGCAGGACCTCGCCGGTGTGCTCGTCGAAGATGCCCTCGCGGATGACCCAGCGGATGAGGTGCTGCATGAGGGTCTTGGGGACGCCCGAGTTCACCGTGTAGTGGCTCATCTGGTCCCCCACCCCGTAGGTGCACCAGCCCAGGGCGAGCTCCGAGAGGTCGCCGGTGCCCACCACGATGCCGCCGTGGTGGTTGGCCAGGCGGAACAGGTAGTCGTAGCGCATGCCGGCCTGGACGTTCTCGAAGGTCACGTCGTACACGGGCTCGCCGTCGCCCGCGGGATGGCCCATGTCCTTGAGCATCTGGGTGCAGGCGGGGCGGATGTCGATCGTCTCGAAGCTCGCGCCGAGGGCCTCTGCCAGCAGCTCGGCGTTGGAGCGGGTGCGCTCGGTGGTCGCGAAGCCCGGCATCGTGTACGCGAGGATCTCGGAGCGGTCGCGTCCCAGCAGGTCCATCGCCCGCGCGCACACGATGAGCGCGTGCGTGGAGTCCAGGCCGCCGGAGACGCCGATGACCGGCTTGGTGCCGCCGGCCTTGTCGCCGCCGATGGCGCGCAGGCGCTGGACGAGCC from Brachybacterium kimchii carries:
- a CDS encoding family 78 glycoside hydrolase catalytic domain; this translates as MTTPSPPLSPTPAEHSPSRDIGPARDLETLRPRIPLPDLWRADWITASPWAADPHAAPIFRRAWELPSPVARATLHVSGLGTVLAWVNGHPASEQRLAPGLTNASVAARAVSWDVTAQAAGSTRVCLAAELGRGFFDLHSPEVWMWSEAPWREAPRVTAELHVTCEDGCEHVLVTDETWRCATGGLRFDSLYEGETWDEALEPHGWREPGFEDADGHDTRASSRWAPVTVLAPDPGPSAALPRPRAAREIPTTGLPLREAMAEPILVQGTLLPTWTDLGDGRFVGDLGRVVAGWTRLEPLTDERLEVTLVHGERLADDGSVIAENAFIPTGRFQRDDVALEGRPFESHHTYKGFRYVEVRGAVPGRDAEILGRAAWADVPLVGGTETSDPTLAWLEEAFIATVRANLHWVLTDTPTYEKNGWTGDAQVALPALLTRFDLRRFLTSWLDDFLDAQREDGSLPVIVPSAGWGYGDGQCAPAPEWTTLYPVLVDALEGEYGLDLWPIHGEAVEDYLDFELARLDADGLAVGILGDYLSPGADGPPPEDVRLESSLMLHRALDVIARAGRSIHRERYARARDELAAHVLRVFFDAERSVFASAPLHGNPHLADGDGAGNSAPPESPAHSDPGAPTDPGFRQTPQIQALASGIVPAGHVDAVRRHLVEDIRARGDHHDAGCLGMAHLGGVLVQAGRADLALAVARNPAPPSWESWRLAGHRTLLEMWVEPVRSRAHYFMGAGVDFVARDLVGLHRTAPDWATFELRPVLVPGLDRLAVEHRGIRAGWEQEADGDLRGDADGASDLDIPCSRVHLTVPDGSRALVHLPDGRRLEVGPGEHRWELGG
- a CDS encoding metal ABC transporter permease, with amino-acid sequence MSDQLPRMLSEVVDFSDYAELLPLLRNTIIACVALGVVGGLIGVFVMMRDMAFAVHGISELSFAGASVGLLLGAGVVPGSLIGSMLAALVIGVLGSRARDRNSATAVLMPFGLGLGILSLSLYSGRASNKFGLLTGQIVAIDNPQITSLLVICALVAAGLLVIWRPLLFASTDPVTAQARGVPTRALSVVFMVLLGAAVAVSVQIVGALLVLSLLVTPAAAAMRLSASPVRVTLLSVVFALAASVGGVLLAAGSSVPISPFITTISFVIYGVCRLVSGVRGRG
- a CDS encoding metal ABC transporter ATP-binding protein, translating into MTDGNISAAPPLLTLRGATKRFGDRVLWQDVDLDVRRGEVIAVLGANGSGKSTLLRAILGLEPLSAGSIRLLGRDVGRGSRRIGLVPQQRLADDGLPLRGRDLVRLGLDGDRWGLSLPRRAARERVDELLAAVGASRYGGAPVSRLSGGEQQRLRIAQALAADPDLLLCDEPLLSLDLPHQRMVARLVDDARTRLDLGVLFVTHDVNPILDIVDRVLYIAGSRFRIGTPDEVLRSDVLSELYGVQVDVLRLHGRVLVAGVPDHQHHDDDAVLAPRAADDHAQAGGAR
- a CDS encoding metal ABC transporter solute-binding protein, Zn/Mn family; the encoded protein is MKRRSLLLALPSALAATTLAACSSGNDSGSGSGTGSDSGSGSDGGGSGAAVALVASTNVWGDIASQVGGDLVEVTSLITDPEADPHEYEASTRNQLALKKAQIVLENGGGYDDFVARMLSSAGNSSATVLDAVTISGYKAEKGEELNEHVWYDFPTVRKVIDELVSALSSVHPEGKADFEANGKELASAIEDLEGREKDLSANAKGKGVAITEPVPLYMLEAVGLTNRTPEEFSEAVEEGDDVSASVLKETLDLFADHEVDLLAYNEQTAGPQTEQVKKAAEDADVPVVGVTETLPDGKDYVAWMSSNLDALEDALGK